From one Humulus lupulus chromosome 8, drHumLupu1.1, whole genome shotgun sequence genomic stretch:
- the LOC133797833 gene encoding phosphatidylinositol-3-phosphatase myotubularin-1-like, translated as MAAPRTRSGRSTPLRDSSSEKMDGAGSWDAIEWTKIEPVSRSISLMNLEFLLEEEQVIVEGYGVVLVNTDEAGTLIVTNYRLIFLSEGTRNIISLGTIPLMTIEKFSKLFVKTQSAPRQSDKSPSRRLLQIIGKDMRIIVFGFRPRTKQRRAIFDALLRCTKPARIWDLYALVCGPSKFGNSNPQVRLLNEYFRLLGKGSYRASMSMIEDGSFTLSNDLWRISSVNSSYAICQTYPFALIVPKGISDDEVIQASSFRARCRLPVVTWCHPETGAVLARSSQPLVGIMMNMRSNTDEKLVAALCTQLGGTGVQRRKLYIADARPRKNALANGAMGGGSESSSNYFQSEIVFFGIDNIHAMRESFGRLRDYLDTHGATSSDGMSSFLRHGGWTWGGGNLSSMSASVSTLGDSGWLIHVQSILAGSAWISARVALESASVLVHCSDGWDRTTQLISLANLLLEPYYRTFTGFQALVEKDWLAFGHPFSDRVGMPTVSGGGNIPYELSRQSSAGGFPSSPMRQSAGSHTSQNPSSTHAQNSNNYSPIFLQWIDCVSQLMRMYPFAFEFSSAFLVDLLDCMLSCRFGNFLCNSEKERQQCSIAEASGCLWVYLADLRAAEGSSHVHYNLFYDPLKHNSPILPPAAALAPTLWPQFHLRWSCPTEAQAGEVEAVCRKMAFKFSELQKEKEVAENKAKNMVTAMESLSAELRNEQNARISTMSQAKRASKENEAFKRAIQSLGCKVHFSGSGDCTVDIENSLIGTPQKFAHSPSKRDSDCITQNDEKSDLSVSITVMADDIAPSNQIGRMCETLCPLRTRDGGCKWPDAGCAQLGSQFVGLKANFDAFDRLSIYDGYFQPK; from the exons ATGGCCGCCCCGAGGACTCGCTCCGGCCGATCAACGCCGCTTAGAGATTCTTCCTCCGAGAAGATGGACGGTGCTGGTAGTTGGGACGCCATCGAATGGACCAAGATTGAG CCTGTTTCGCGGTCCATTTCGCTTATGAATTTAGAGTTTTTGCTTGAGGAAGAGCAAGTAATTGTGGAG GGTTATGGTGTTGTTCTTGTTAACACTGATGAGGCAGGGACACTGATAGTAACCAATTATCGACTTATTTTTCTG agtgAAGGAACTAGGAATATCATTTCTCTTGGTACCATACCACTCATGACAATTGAGAAGTTCAGCAAATTG TTTGTAAAGACACAATCAGCTCCTCGTCAGTCTGACAAGAGTCCATCTCGTAGACTTCTGCAGATTATTG GCAAAGACATGAGAATTATAGTCTTTGGATTTCGCCCTCGAACAAAGCAG AGACGTGCAATATTTGATGCATTATTGAGGTGTACCAAGCCAGCAAGAATCTGGGATCTTTATGCTTTAGTTTGTGGTCCTTCCAAATTCGGAAATTCTAATCCTCAGGTGCGGTTATTAAATGAATATTTTCGGCTTCTTGGCAAAGGGTCCTACCGAGCTTCAATGAGCATGATAGAAGATGGGTCTTTCACATTGTCCAATGACCTGTGGCGAATAAGTAGTGTAAACTCCAGCTATGCAATCTGCCAGACTTATCCATTTGCTTTGATTGTTCCAAAAGGCATTTC TGATGACGAAGTGATTCAGGCTTCCAGCTTTCGTGCAAGATGTCGATTGCCCGTAGTTACTTGGTGCCATCCAG AAACTGGAGCAGTTCTTGCACGATCATCCCAACCATTAGTTGGTATCATGATGAACATGAGGAG CAATACTGATGAGAAGCTTGTGGCTGCACTTTGTACTCAACTTGGTGGAACAGGGGTACAACGGAG GAAGCTTTATATAGCTGATGCAAGACCTAGAAAAAATGCTTTGGCTAATGGTGCAATGGGAGGTGGCTCAGAGTCATCTTCAAATTACTTTCAATCTGAG ATAGTTTTCTTTGGGATAGACAACATCCATGCAATGCGAGAGAGTTTTGGTCGGCTGAGAGACTACTTAGATACACATGGCGCAACTTCATCAGATGGAATGTCGTCATTCTTG AGACACGGTGGATGGACTTGGGGTGGAGGTAATCTCAGTAGTATGTCTGCTTCTGTGTCAACTCTTGGGGACAGTGGTTGGTTGATACATGTACAAAGTATCTTGGCTGGTTCAGCTTGGATTTCTGCACGTGTTGCTTTAGAATCGGCATCAGTACTTGTTCATTGCAG TGATGGTTGGGATAGAACCACTCAGTTGATTTCACTTGCCAATTTGTTGCTGGAACCATACTATCGGACATTCACGGGGTTTCAG GCACTTGTTGAAAAAGATTGGCTAGCATTTGGTCATCCATTTTCAGATCGTGTGGGCATGCCAACTGTATCTGGGGGTGGCAACATACCTTACGAATTATCTAGGCAGTCTTCCGCTGGTGGTTTTCCATCATCACCCATGCGCCAATCAGCAGGATCGCATACATCCCAAAATCCTAGTTCTACTCATGCACAGAATTCAAACAACTATTCCCCTATATTTTTGCAG TGGATTGATTGTGTTTCACAATTGATGCGGATGTATCCTTTTGCATTTGAGTTCTCCTCG GCTTTCTTAGTGGATCTCTTGGACTGTATGCTTTCATGTCGCTTTGGAAACTTCTTGTGTAATAG TGAAAAGGAGAGGCAACAGTGTAGTATTGCTGAAGCTTCTGGATGCCTGTGGGTATATTTGGCTGATTTGCGTGCTGCAGAAGGGAGTTCTCATGTACACTATAACCTCTTTTATGATCCACTGAAACACAACAGTCCAATATTACCTCCGGCAGCAGCTTTAGCACCGACTCTGTGGCCTCAATTTCATCTTCGTTGGTCTTGTCCCACAGAAGCCCAAGCTGGGGAGGTGGAGGCTGTATGTCGGAAGATGGCTTTTAAATTCTCCGAATTGCAAAAG GAAAAAGAAGTGGCAGAGAACAAAGCTAAGAACATGGTTACTGCTATGGAATCTTTAAGTGCAGAGTTAAGAAATGAACAGAATGCCAGAATTTCAACTATGAGCCAGGCCAAAAGAGCCAGCAAGGAAAACGAGGCTTTTAAACGAGCCATTCAATCACTAGGATGCAAGGTCCACTTCTCCGGAAGTGGCGATTGCACAGTTGACATTGAAAATAGCTTGATTGGTACTCCACAGAAATTTGCTCATTCTCCCTCAAAGAGAGATTCGGACTGTATCACACAGAATGATGAAAAATCAGACCTCTCTGTTTCAATCACAGTTATGGCAGATGATATTGCTCCGAGCAATCAAATTGGTCGAATGTGTGAAACATTATGCCCACTTCGCACTCGAGATGGAGGCTGCAAGTGGCCAGATGCTGGATGTGCTCAGCTCGGCAGCCAATTTGTTGGACTTAAGGCAAATTTTGACGCATTTGACCGACTTTCTATTTACGATGGCTACTTTCAGCCCAAGTGA
- the LOC133797834 gene encoding uncharacterized protein LOC133797834 — translation MAENTQTGSNEVNPKQPINIFSLFSQFLLQIPFFKPKPNTESASVAQVEPRQGRAIVDGGENGGESSKPDMVRFPKAQLAVPPPVAVENQETGKTSNPVIIWQVYALGGFLVLKWVLARWKERKDQKDDSSDEDQQPAE, via the exons aTGGCAGAAAACACTCAAACTGGGAGCAATGAAGTCAACCcaaaacaacccataaacatTTTCTCACTATTTTCCCAATTCCTGCTTCAAATTCCATTTTTCAAGCCAAAGCCAAACACAGAATCCGCTTCTGTTGCTCAAGTTGAACCGAGGCAAGGAAGGGCTATTGTTGATGGTGGAGAGAATGGAGGAGAGAGTTCGAAGCCTGACATGGTGAGGTTCCCCAAGGCTCAGCTGGCGGTTCCTCCTCCCGTGGCTGTGGAAAATCAAGAGACTGGAAAGACTTCGAATCCAGTCATTATCTGGCAG GTTTATGCACTCGGAGGTTTTCTTGTTTTGAAATGGGTTTTGGCAAGGTGGAAGGAAAGGAAGGACCAGAAGGATGATTCTTCTGATGAGGATCAACAACCAGCTGAATAG